One part of the Symphalangus syndactylus isolate Jambi chromosome 1, NHGRI_mSymSyn1-v2.1_pri, whole genome shotgun sequence genome encodes these proteins:
- the USP19 gene encoding ubiquitin carboxyl-terminal hydrolase 19 isoform X31 yields the protein MSGGASATGPRRGPPGLEDATSKKKQKDRANQESKDGDPRKETGSRYVAQAGLELLASGDPSASASRAAGITGSRHHTRLFFPSSSGSASTPREEQTKEGACEDPHDLLATPPPELLLDWRQSAEEVIVKLRVGVGPLQLEDVDAAFTDTDCVVRFAGGQQWGGVFYAEIKSSCAKVQTRKGSLLHLTLPKKVPMLTWPSLLKPLGTQELVPGLQCQENGQELSPIALEPGPEPHRAKQEARNQKRAQGRGEVGSGAGPGAQAGPSAKRAVHLCRGPEGEGSRDDPGPRGDAPPFVADPATQVEADEQLCIPPLNPQACLLGSEENLAPLAGEKAVPPGNDPVSPAMVRCRNPGKDDCAKEEMAVAADGATLVDGKEPESMVNLAFVKNDSYEKGPDSVVVHVYVKEICRDTSRVLFREQDFTLIFQTRDGNFLRLHPGCGPHTIFRWQVKLRNLIEPEQCTFCFTASRIDICLRKRQSQRWGGLEAPAARGAVGGAKVAVPTGPTPLDSTPPGGAPHPLTGQEEARAVEKDKSKARSEDTGLDNVAARTPMEHVTPKPETHLASPKPTCMVPPMPHSPVSGDSVEEEEEEEKKVCLPGFTGLVNLGNTCFMNSVIQSLSNTRELRDFFHDRSFEAEINYNNPLGTGGRLAIGFAVLLRALWKGTHHAFQPSKLKAIVASKASQFTGYAQHDAQEFMAFLLDGLHEDLNRIQNKPYTETVDSDGRPDEVVAEEAWQRHKMRNDSFIVDLFQGQYKSKLVCPVCAKVSITFDPFLYLPVPLPQKQKVLPVFYFAREPHSKPIKFLVSVSKENSTASEVLDSLSQSVHVKPENLRLAEVIKNRFHRVFLPSHSLDTVSPSDMLLCFELLSSELAKERVVVLEVQQRPQVPSVPISKCAACQRKQQSEDEKLKRCTRCYRVGYCNQLCQKTHWPDHKGLCRPENIGYPFLVSVPASRLTYARLAQLLEGYARYSVSVFQPPFQPGRMALESQSPGCTTLLSTGSLEVGDSERDPIQPPELQLVTPMAEGDTGLPRVWAAPDRGPVPSTSGISSEMLASGPIEVGSLSAGERVSRPEAAVPGYQHPSEAMNAHTPQFFIYKIDSSSREQRLEDKGDTPLELGDDCSLALVWRNNERLQEFVLVASKELECAEDPGSAGEAARAGHFTLDQCLNLFTRPEVLAPEEAWYCPQCKQHREASKQLLLWRLPNVLIVQLKRFSFRSFIWRDKINDLVEFPVRNLDLSKFCIGQKEEQLPSYDLYAVINHYGGMIGGHYTACARLPNDRSSQRSDVGWRLFDDSTVTTVDESQVVTRYAYVLFYRRRNSPVERPPRAGHSEHHRDLGPAAEAAASQGLGPGQAPEVAPTRTAPERFAPSVDRPAPTYSNMEEVD from the exons ATGTCTGGTGGGGCCAGTGCCACAGGCCCAAGGAGAGGGCCCCCAGGACTGGAGGACGCCACTAGTAAGAAGAAGCAGAAGGATCGAGCAAACCAGGAGAGCAAGGATGGAGATCCTAGGAAAG agacagggtctcgatatgttgcccaggctggtcttgaacttctggcgtcaggtgatccttctgcctcagcctcccgtgcagctgggatcacaggctcacgccaccacacccggctattctTTCCTTCATCGTCAGGGTCAGCATCCACTCCTCGAGAGGAGCAGACCAAAGAGG GAGCTTGTGAAGACCCTCATGATCTCTTGGCTACTCCCCCTCCAGAGTTGCTGCTCGATTGGAGGCAGAGTGCAGAAGAGGTGATTGTCAAGCTTCGTGTGGGAGTAGGTCCCCTGCAGCTGGAGGATGTAGATGCTGCTTTCACAGATACGGACTGTGTGGTACGGTTTGCAG GTGGTCAGCAGTGGGGTGGTGTCTTCTATGCTGAGATAAAAAGCTCTTGTGCTAAAGTGCAAACCCGCAAGGGCAGTCTCCTGCACCTGACACTGCCCAAAAAGGTGCCTATGCTCACGTGGCCCTCCCTCCTG AAACCTCTAGGGACCCAGGAGCTGGTGCCGGGGCTGCAGTGCCAGGAGAATGGGCAGGAACTGTCTCCCATTGCCCTGGAGCCAGGCCCTGAGCCCCACCGGGCTAAGCAGGAGGCCCGGAACCAGAAGCGGGCCCAGGGCCGTGGTGAGGTAGGCTCAGGGGCTGGCCCCGGGGCCCAGGCAGGGCCCAGCGCCAAGAGGGCTGTGCATCTCTGCAGAGGGCCAGAGGGGGAAGGGTCCAGGGATGACCCTGGACCCCGGGGTGATGCCCCACCCTTCGTGGCTGACCCAGCCACCCAG GTTGAGGCTGATGAACAGCTTTGCATACCACCGCTGAACCCCCAAgcctgccttctgggctcagagGAGAATTTAGCCCCTTTGGCAGGAGAGAAAGCAGTGCCTCCCGGGAATGACCCAGTCTCTCCAGCCATGGTCCGGTGCAGAAACCCTGGGAAAGATGACTGTGCCAAGGAGGAGATGGCAGTGGCAGCAGATGGTGCAACCTTGGTGGATGGTaaag AGCCTGAGTCGATGGTGAACCTGGCATTTGTCAAGAATGACTCGTATGAGAAGGGCCCGGATTCAGTGGTGGTGCACGTGTACGTGAAGGAGATCTGCAGGGACACCTCAAGAGTACTTTTCCGTGAGCAGGACTTCACGCTCATCTTCCAGACCAG GGATGGAAACTTCCTGAGGCTGCACCCGGGCTGTGGGCCCCACACCATCTTCCGTTGGCAGGTGAAGCTCAG GAATCTGATTGAGCCAGAGCAGTGCACCTTCTGTTTCACGGCTTCTCGCATCGACATCTGCCTTCGTAAGAGGCAGAGTCAGCGCTGGGGGGGCCTGGAGGCCCCGGCTGCACGAG GTGCAGTGGGTGGTGCAAAGGTTGCCGTGCCGACAGGTCCAACCCCTCTGGATTCAACCCCACCAGGAGgtgctccccaccccctgacaggccagGAGGAGGCCCGGGCTGTGGAGAAGGATAAATCCAAGGCACGATCTGAGGACACAGGGCTAGACAATGTGGCAGCGCGCACACCCATGGAGCATGTAACCCCAAAGCCAGAGACACATCTGGCCTCG CCCAAGCCTACATGCATGGTGCCTCCCATGCCCCACAGCCCAGTTAGTGGAGACAgcgtggaggaggaggaagaggaagagaagaaggtgtGTCTGCCAGGCTTCACTGGCCTTGTCAATTTAGGCAACACCTGCTTCATGAACAGCGTCATTCAGTCTCTGTCCAACACTCGGGAACTCCGGGACTTCTTCCATG ACCGCTCCTTTGAGGCTGAGATCAACTACAACAACCCACTAGGGACTGGTGGGCGTCTGGCCATTGGCTTTGCAGTGCTGCTTCGGGCGCTGTGGAAGGGCACCCACCATGCCTTCCAGCCTTCCAAGTTGAAG GCCATTGTGGCGAGTAAGGCCAGCCAGTTCACAGGCTATGCACAGCATGATGCCCAGGAGTTCATGGCTTTCCTGCTGGATGGGCTGCACGAGGACCTGAATCGCATTCAGAACAAGCCCTACACAGAGACCGTGGATTCAGATGGGCGGCCCGATGAG GTGGTAGCTGAGGAAGCATGGCAGCGGCACAAGATGAGGAATGACTCTTTCATCGTGGACCTATTTCAGGGGCAGTACAAGTCAAAGCTGGTGTGCCCTGTGTGTGCCAAG GTCTCCATCACTTTTGACCCGTTTCTTTATCTGCCGGTGCCCTTGCCACAAAAGCAAAAGGTTCTCCCTGTCTTTTATTTTGCCCGAGAGCCCCACAGCAAGCCCATCAAG TTCCTGGTGAGCGTCAGCAAGGAGAACTCCACTGCAAGCGAAGTATTGGACTCCCTCTCTCAGAGCGTTCATGTGAAGCCTGAGAACCTGCGTTTGGCGGAG GTAATTAAGAATCGTTTCCATCGTGTGTTCCTACCCTCCCACTCACTGGACACTGTGTCCCCATCTGATATGCTCCTCTGCTTTGAGCTCCTATCCTCAGAGTTGGCTAAGGAGCGGGTAGTGGTGCTAGAGGTGCAACAG CGCCCCCAGGTGCCCAGCGTCCCCATCTCCAAGTGTGCAGCCTGCCAGCGGAAGCAACAGTCGGAGGATGAAAAGCTGAAGCGCTGTACCCGGTGCTACCGTGTGGGCTACTGCAACCA GCTCTGCCAGAAAACCCACTGGCCTGACCACAAGGGCCTCTGCCGACCTGAGAACATTGGCTACCCCTTCCTCGTCAGTGTACCTGCCTCACGCCTCACTTATGCCCGCCTTGCTCAGTTGCTAGAGGGCTATGCCCG GTACTCTGTGAGTGTATTCCAGCCACCCTTTCAGCCTGGCCGCATGGCCTTGGAGTCTCAGAGCCCTGGCTGCACCACACTGCTCTCCACTGGCTCCCTGGAGGTTGGGGACAGCGAGAGGGACCCCATTCAGCCACCTGAGCTCCAGCTCGTGACCCCTATGGCTGAGGGGGACACAGGGCTTCCCCGGGTGTGGGCAGCCCCTGACCGGGGTCCTGTGCCCAGCACCAGTGGAATTTCTTCTGAGATGCTGGCCAGTGGGCCCATTGAGGTTGGCTCCTTGTCTGCTGGTGAGAGGGTGTCCCGACCCGAAG CTGCTGTGCCTGGGTACCAGCATCCAAGTGAAGCTATGAATGCCCACACACCCcagttcttcatctataaaattgacTCATCCAGCCGAGAGCAGCGGCTAGAGGACAAAG GAGACACCCCACTGGAGCTGGGTGACGACTGTAGCCTGGCTCTCGTCTGGCGGAACAACGAGCGCTTGCAGGAGTTTGTGTTGGTAGCCTCCAAGGAGCTGGAATGTGCTGAGGATCCAGGCTCTGCCGGTGAGGCTGCCCGGGCCGGCCACTTCACCCTGGACCAGTGCCTCAACCTCTTCACACGGCCTGAGGTGCTGGCACCCGAGGAGGCCTG GTACTGCCCACAGTGCAAACAGCACCGTGAGGCCTCCAAGCAGCTGTTGCTATGGCGCCTGCCAAATGTTCTCATCGTGCAGCTCAAGCGCTTCTCCTTTCGTAGTTTTATCTGGCGTGATAAGATCAATGACTTGGTGGAGTTCCCTGTTAG GAACCTGGACCTGAGCAAGTTCTGCATTGGTCAGAAAGAGGAGCAGCTGCCCAGCTACGATCTATATGCTGTCATCAACCACTATGGAGGCATGATTGGTGGCCACTACACTGCCTGTGCACGCCTGCCCAATGATCGTAGCAGTCAGCGCAGTGACGTGG GCTGGCGCTTGTTTGATGACAGCACAGTGACAACGGTAGACGAGAGCCAGGTTGTGACGCGTTATGCCTATGTACTCTTCTACCGCCGGCGGAACTCTCCTGTGGAGAGGCCCCCCAGGGCAGGTCACTCTGAGCACCACCGAGACCTAGGCCCTGCAGCTGAGGCTGCTGCCAGCCAG
- the USP19 gene encoding ubiquitin carboxyl-terminal hydrolase 19 isoform X44: MSGGASATGPRRGPPGLEDATSKKKQKDRANQESKDGDPRKETGSRYVAQAGLELLASGDPSASASRAAGITGSRHHTRLFFPSSSGSASTPREEQTKEELLLDWRQSAEEVIVKLRVGVGPLQLEDVDAAFTDTDCVVRFAGGQQWGGVFYAEIKSSCAKVQTRKGSLLHLTLPKKVPMLTWPSLLKKPLGTQELVPGLQCQENGQELSPIALEPGPEPHRAKQEARNQKRAQGRGEVGSGAGPGAQAGPSAKRAVHLCRGPEGEGSRDDPGPRGDAPPFVADPATQVEADEQLCIPPLNPQACLLGSEENLAPLAGEKAVPPGNDPVSPAMVRCRNPGKDDCAKEEMAVAADGATLVDEPESMVNLAFVKNDSYEKGPDSVVVHVYVKEICRDTSRVLFREQDFTLIFQTRDGNFLRLHPGCGPHTIFRWQVKLRNLIEPEQCTFCFTASRIDICLRKRQSQRWGGLEAPAARVGGAKVAVPTGPTPLDSTPPGGAPHPLTGQEEARAVEKDKSKARSEDTGLDNVAARTPMEHVTPKPETHLASPKPTCMVPPMPHSPVSGDSVEEEEEEEKKVCLPGFTGLVNLGNTCFMNSVIQSLSNTRELRDFFHDRSFEAEINYNNPLGTGGRLAIGFAVLLRALWKGTHHAFQPSKLKAIVASKASQFTGYAQHDAQEFMAFLLDGLHEDLNRIQNKPYTETVDSDGRPDEVVAEEAWQRHKMRNDSFIVDLFQGQYKSKLVCPVCAKVSITFDPFLYLPVPLPQKQKVLPVFYFAREPHSKPIKFLVSVSKENSTASEVLDSLSQSVHVKPENLRLAEVIKNRFHRVFLPSHSLDTVSPSDMLLCFELLSSELAKERVVVLEVQQRPQVPSVPISKCAACQRKQQSEDEKLKRCTRCYRVGYCNQLCQKTHWPDHKGLCRPENIGYPFLVSVPASRLTYARLAQLLEGYARYSVSVFQPPFQPGRMALESQSPGCTTLLSTGSLEVGDSERDPIQPPELQLVTPMAEGDTGLPRVWAAPDRGPVPSTSGISSEMLASGPIEVGSLSAGERVSRPEAAVPGYQHPSEAMNAHTPQFFIYKIDSSSREQRLEDKGDTPLELGDDCSLALVWRNNERLQEFVLVASKELECAEDPGSAGEAARAGHFTLDQCLNLFTRPEVLAPEEAWYCPQCKQHREASKQLLLWRLPNVLIVQLKRFSFRSFIWRDKINDLVEFPVRNLDLSKFCIGQKEEQLPSYDLYAVINHYGGMIGGHYTACARLPNDRSSQRSDVGWRLFDDSTVTTVDESQVVTRYAYVLFYRRRNSPVERPPRAGHSEHHRDLGPAAEAAASQGLGPGQAPEVAPTRTAPERFAPSVDRPAPTYSNMEEVD; the protein is encoded by the exons ATGTCTGGTGGGGCCAGTGCCACAGGCCCAAGGAGAGGGCCCCCAGGACTGGAGGACGCCACTAGTAAGAAGAAGCAGAAGGATCGAGCAAACCAGGAGAGCAAGGATGGAGATCCTAGGAAAG agacagggtctcgatatgttgcccaggctggtcttgaacttctggcgtcaggtgatccttctgcctcagcctcccgtgcagctgggatcacaggctcacgccaccacacccggctattctTTCCTTCATCGTCAGGGTCAGCATCCACTCCTCGAGAGGAGCAGACCAAAGAGG AGTTGCTGCTCGATTGGAGGCAGAGTGCAGAAGAGGTGATTGTCAAGCTTCGTGTGGGAGTAGGTCCCCTGCAGCTGGAGGATGTAGATGCTGCTTTCACAGATACGGACTGTGTGGTACGGTTTGCAG GTGGTCAGCAGTGGGGTGGTGTCTTCTATGCTGAGATAAAAAGCTCTTGTGCTAAAGTGCAAACCCGCAAGGGCAGTCTCCTGCACCTGACACTGCCCAAAAAGGTGCCTATGCTCACGTGGCCCTCCCTCCTG AAGAAACCTCTAGGGACCCAGGAGCTGGTGCCGGGGCTGCAGTGCCAGGAGAATGGGCAGGAACTGTCTCCCATTGCCCTGGAGCCAGGCCCTGAGCCCCACCGGGCTAAGCAGGAGGCCCGGAACCAGAAGCGGGCCCAGGGCCGTGGTGAGGTAGGCTCAGGGGCTGGCCCCGGGGCCCAGGCAGGGCCCAGCGCCAAGAGGGCTGTGCATCTCTGCAGAGGGCCAGAGGGGGAAGGGTCCAGGGATGACCCTGGACCCCGGGGTGATGCCCCACCCTTCGTGGCTGACCCAGCCACCCAG GTTGAGGCTGATGAACAGCTTTGCATACCACCGCTGAACCCCCAAgcctgccttctgggctcagagGAGAATTTAGCCCCTTTGGCAGGAGAGAAAGCAGTGCCTCCCGGGAATGACCCAGTCTCTCCAGCCATGGTCCGGTGCAGAAACCCTGGGAAAGATGACTGTGCCAAGGAGGAGATGGCAGTGGCAGCAGATGGTGCAACCTTGGTGGATG AGCCTGAGTCGATGGTGAACCTGGCATTTGTCAAGAATGACTCGTATGAGAAGGGCCCGGATTCAGTGGTGGTGCACGTGTACGTGAAGGAGATCTGCAGGGACACCTCAAGAGTACTTTTCCGTGAGCAGGACTTCACGCTCATCTTCCAGACCAG GGATGGAAACTTCCTGAGGCTGCACCCGGGCTGTGGGCCCCACACCATCTTCCGTTGGCAGGTGAAGCTCAG GAATCTGATTGAGCCAGAGCAGTGCACCTTCTGTTTCACGGCTTCTCGCATCGACATCTGCCTTCGTAAGAGGCAGAGTCAGCGCTGGGGGGGCCTGGAGGCCCCGGCTGCACGAG TGGGTGGTGCAAAGGTTGCCGTGCCGACAGGTCCAACCCCTCTGGATTCAACCCCACCAGGAGgtgctccccaccccctgacaggccagGAGGAGGCCCGGGCTGTGGAGAAGGATAAATCCAAGGCACGATCTGAGGACACAGGGCTAGACAATGTGGCAGCGCGCACACCCATGGAGCATGTAACCCCAAAGCCAGAGACACATCTGGCCTCG CCCAAGCCTACATGCATGGTGCCTCCCATGCCCCACAGCCCAGTTAGTGGAGACAgcgtggaggaggaggaagaggaagagaagaaggtgtGTCTGCCAGGCTTCACTGGCCTTGTCAATTTAGGCAACACCTGCTTCATGAACAGCGTCATTCAGTCTCTGTCCAACACTCGGGAACTCCGGGACTTCTTCCATG ACCGCTCCTTTGAGGCTGAGATCAACTACAACAACCCACTAGGGACTGGTGGGCGTCTGGCCATTGGCTTTGCAGTGCTGCTTCGGGCGCTGTGGAAGGGCACCCACCATGCCTTCCAGCCTTCCAAGTTGAAG GCCATTGTGGCGAGTAAGGCCAGCCAGTTCACAGGCTATGCACAGCATGATGCCCAGGAGTTCATGGCTTTCCTGCTGGATGGGCTGCACGAGGACCTGAATCGCATTCAGAACAAGCCCTACACAGAGACCGTGGATTCAGATGGGCGGCCCGATGAG GTGGTAGCTGAGGAAGCATGGCAGCGGCACAAGATGAGGAATGACTCTTTCATCGTGGACCTATTTCAGGGGCAGTACAAGTCAAAGCTGGTGTGCCCTGTGTGTGCCAAG GTCTCCATCACTTTTGACCCGTTTCTTTATCTGCCGGTGCCCTTGCCACAAAAGCAAAAGGTTCTCCCTGTCTTTTATTTTGCCCGAGAGCCCCACAGCAAGCCCATCAAG TTCCTGGTGAGCGTCAGCAAGGAGAACTCCACTGCAAGCGAAGTATTGGACTCCCTCTCTCAGAGCGTTCATGTGAAGCCTGAGAACCTGCGTTTGGCGGAG GTAATTAAGAATCGTTTCCATCGTGTGTTCCTACCCTCCCACTCACTGGACACTGTGTCCCCATCTGATATGCTCCTCTGCTTTGAGCTCCTATCCTCAGAGTTGGCTAAGGAGCGGGTAGTGGTGCTAGAGGTGCAACAG CGCCCCCAGGTGCCCAGCGTCCCCATCTCCAAGTGTGCAGCCTGCCAGCGGAAGCAACAGTCGGAGGATGAAAAGCTGAAGCGCTGTACCCGGTGCTACCGTGTGGGCTACTGCAACCA GCTCTGCCAGAAAACCCACTGGCCTGACCACAAGGGCCTCTGCCGACCTGAGAACATTGGCTACCCCTTCCTCGTCAGTGTACCTGCCTCACGCCTCACTTATGCCCGCCTTGCTCAGTTGCTAGAGGGCTATGCCCG GTACTCTGTGAGTGTATTCCAGCCACCCTTTCAGCCTGGCCGCATGGCCTTGGAGTCTCAGAGCCCTGGCTGCACCACACTGCTCTCCACTGGCTCCCTGGAGGTTGGGGACAGCGAGAGGGACCCCATTCAGCCACCTGAGCTCCAGCTCGTGACCCCTATGGCTGAGGGGGACACAGGGCTTCCCCGGGTGTGGGCAGCCCCTGACCGGGGTCCTGTGCCCAGCACCAGTGGAATTTCTTCTGAGATGCTGGCCAGTGGGCCCATTGAGGTTGGCTCCTTGTCTGCTGGTGAGAGGGTGTCCCGACCCGAAG CTGCTGTGCCTGGGTACCAGCATCCAAGTGAAGCTATGAATGCCCACACACCCcagttcttcatctataaaattgacTCATCCAGCCGAGAGCAGCGGCTAGAGGACAAAG GAGACACCCCACTGGAGCTGGGTGACGACTGTAGCCTGGCTCTCGTCTGGCGGAACAACGAGCGCTTGCAGGAGTTTGTGTTGGTAGCCTCCAAGGAGCTGGAATGTGCTGAGGATCCAGGCTCTGCCGGTGAGGCTGCCCGGGCCGGCCACTTCACCCTGGACCAGTGCCTCAACCTCTTCACACGGCCTGAGGTGCTGGCACCCGAGGAGGCCTG GTACTGCCCACAGTGCAAACAGCACCGTGAGGCCTCCAAGCAGCTGTTGCTATGGCGCCTGCCAAATGTTCTCATCGTGCAGCTCAAGCGCTTCTCCTTTCGTAGTTTTATCTGGCGTGATAAGATCAATGACTTGGTGGAGTTCCCTGTTAG GAACCTGGACCTGAGCAAGTTCTGCATTGGTCAGAAAGAGGAGCAGCTGCCCAGCTACGATCTATATGCTGTCATCAACCACTATGGAGGCATGATTGGTGGCCACTACACTGCCTGTGCACGCCTGCCCAATGATCGTAGCAGTCAGCGCAGTGACGTGG GCTGGCGCTTGTTTGATGACAGCACAGTGACAACGGTAGACGAGAGCCAGGTTGTGACGCGTTATGCCTATGTACTCTTCTACCGCCGGCGGAACTCTCCTGTGGAGAGGCCCCCCAGGGCAGGTCACTCTGAGCACCACCGAGACCTAGGCCCTGCAGCTGAGGCTGCTGCCAGCCAG